One Thermoplasma volcanium GSS1 genomic window carries:
- the folP gene encoding dihydropteroate synthase: protein MDGLIIPRRGAYKQEDGKYLFEVISEREPPVEHQTILENGIKKYIVKLDQSALKDLMRYYSVFPSYEDQAAERIFAGLDEKPIKPKIMGIINATPDSFYSGSRVLGNEDLIFKIIDEKPDIVDVGAESTRPGSKPVDPTKEYERLLPVIKIIRDYSDIPVSIDSRHPSVIKNLVKYEINYINDISGFTNKEMIDLAKDSSLYCVVMHMRGSPQDMQNFTNYDDVIVDVIGFLLDRANNLLANDVAFGRIISDPGIGFAKDLKGNIEILRNIKSFHIGMPLLVGTSRKTFIGTITGQAVEGRLPGTIGTSIYLANNRVSIIRVHDVRENKDAINTYLSLAQ, encoded by the coding sequence ATGGACGGCCTCATAATACCGAGAAGGGGTGCATACAAGCAGGAGGATGGCAAATACCTTTTCGAGGTCATATCTGAGAGAGAGCCGCCTGTGGAACACCAGACTATACTGGAAAACGGAATAAAAAAGTATATAGTAAAGCTAGATCAGTCTGCCCTAAAGGATCTAATGCGGTATTATTCAGTATTCCCTAGTTACGAAGATCAGGCAGCGGAAAGAATTTTTGCTGGGCTGGATGAAAAACCCATAAAACCAAAGATCATGGGCATAATAAACGCAACTCCAGACTCATTTTATTCTGGAAGCCGCGTACTGGGAAACGAAGACCTTATTTTCAAGATCATAGACGAGAAGCCAGATATTGTTGATGTAGGTGCAGAAAGCACAAGGCCTGGAAGCAAGCCTGTGGATCCTACAAAAGAATATGAGAGGCTGCTGCCGGTCATAAAAATAATAAGGGATTATTCAGACATACCTGTGTCTATAGATTCTAGGCATCCTTCCGTAATAAAAAATCTTGTAAAGTATGAAATAAACTACATAAATGATATATCAGGCTTTACCAACAAGGAGATGATAGATCTAGCGAAGGATTCAAGCCTATACTGTGTTGTCATGCACATGAGGGGATCTCCACAAGACATGCAGAACTTTACAAACTATGATGATGTTATAGTTGACGTCATAGGTTTCTTGCTAGATCGAGCAAACAACCTACTGGCTAATGATGTCGCTTTTGGAAGAATAATAAGCGATCCTGGGATAGGTTTTGCAAAAGATCTGAAAGGCAATATTGAAATATTGAGGAATATCAAAAGCTTTCACATCGGTATGCCCCTGCTCGTAGGAACTTCGAGGAAAACGTTTATCGGGACAATAACAGGCCAGGCCGTTGAGGGCAGGCTGCCAGGAACCATCGGTACTAGTATATACCTTGCAAACAACAGAGTATCGATAATCAGAGTGCATGACGTTAGGGAAAATAAAGATGCGATAAATACGTACCTATCGTTGGCACAATAA
- a CDS encoding thermopsin family protease, which produces MLSKRIMIITILVVIVSVVGFMGINFAHTPVNTAIVPKTSSVKSTSPVNQAPATTSSIKVTPQPMKKQINNYLYLPAKVHRFVMDNGVVELLYTQSPAPMGIGFFGLENKNGQLMGSNYYAYSFSATVNLTNLSVFNLANDGPNSISIQLNTVLDNTTILGTSNYTYWTQNVAFYSVRTHELEFIDNIWNFSSPTAVMTPNTILNSTGQVLPYPGVHIAIGPTYYLPTPFTLTLYLNTSEINGNNVVYFNYSIPQIGAEGTYDRVTFNSTYGMPPAYKAPYSYFRVSGTQLTPLGLLYDAEIMIGGPGGGSTTTIMGINGTMSLKYIPAGQSRVTPPPPPPPPNGPASPQMDYVNVPSAFDFGTDTGETSIGVAVAWNSNDQAILTPGPSLLYGMWNVSATTEMEQFQGSVSPSNAFLFVSPGNVINYSQNGYVPLTQSGTYNFWLPEGQYAALALLSDHSPQAQILNGMNSFVLPVDMSAGVYTPLFAMNNAQLANISMSGAGTAKDPYVLYNNEYGYISPLFGQINDYSFPQFAGVMLLGTSSYVVGSDMPMFQIIYQGSDLAYAEFEGILPYNYLGYWIYNSSHVVVRQSEITGWFFTDDSGFPLANIILWNTSDSLIASNYFLSMDSSLLIFGGSNNTVWGNYFFNSPLIANPSLYAAWNLWGEALGLAVYSSNNTIYNNFFATQLTAISPSTSIYTGNPAVYTNIWNISKEPVNYVRIVDGFKLSGSIIGGKYQGGNYWYNFNGTIPYNNNGMIEYGGDYEPLNVLDLAPPKSVLLNGNTPYLMTSPYFSPYLLNLGPANQSTVINVTLYLNFTHIQALEQFVSQVNSPNSPEFRHYLSPSQFESMYYPSSSVINSIENYYEKLGFKVWSYWYAPLVIVLQGNVSMFEHAFGTMLFEYMFTYPGGDGAVFMTNTANPYIPIEFKGVIMHVYGLSYSSDALLSTVNKHELKTEVSTVKLSGLNLNGSKDLLTPINLANFYGVSALEESGLTGAGIKIGILGVGESANISAIDNFWNQYGIHHPTVKFVNLTPNGLNPYPEGVEADLDVEWSGAMAPNSTIYDVMQPFNLTGIGDNAVNIELYYMLNVVHPQVISGSWAELQFHHDSGFAKIYDLIGLQAAAEGTTIFLGSADSHSIFYLTVMASQYIVSVGGVYPILNSKGAIIGQYGWYQPEYSWYGGPVGSGGGNSFFFARPVYQSAEMIVVPSTFTNRGQPDIAMPAAKMVFAYKNFFGVAGGTSFATPISAGIFADIEQGYMNNFGTFGYLGWVQPALYELGYSNLFGAQAYYQINYVQPYPGMVGNGYLGQGWNDFVGIGSINAYNLSIDLSNYYSATYLIGQGL; this is translated from the coding sequence ATGTTATCCAAGAGAATTATGATCATTACGATACTCGTAGTGATCGTATCCGTAGTAGGGTTTATGGGCATAAACTTCGCCCATACACCAGTAAATACGGCGATCGTTCCTAAGACTTCTAGCGTAAAGAGCACTTCGCCTGTAAACCAAGCACCAGCAACAACAAGCAGCATAAAGGTTACGCCTCAGCCAATGAAGAAGCAGATAAACAACTACCTCTACCTTCCTGCAAAGGTGCATAGGTTCGTTATGGATAATGGTGTTGTTGAGCTGCTATACACGCAATCTCCTGCACCTATGGGAATAGGTTTCTTCGGGCTTGAAAACAAAAACGGGCAGCTTATGGGAAGCAACTATTACGCTTATAGCTTTTCTGCAACCGTAAACTTAACCAACCTAAGCGTTTTCAACTTGGCCAATGATGGCCCAAACTCAATATCGATACAACTTAACACAGTGCTTGACAATACTACAATACTTGGAACATCTAACTATACATACTGGACACAGAATGTTGCATTCTACTCCGTCCGAACACACGAACTTGAATTTATAGATAACATATGGAACTTCAGCAGCCCAACAGCTGTCATGACGCCGAATACCATACTAAATTCCACAGGGCAAGTTTTGCCGTATCCAGGAGTGCATATAGCTATAGGCCCAACTTACTATTTACCTACGCCGTTCACTCTTACCCTTTATCTAAATACATCCGAGATCAATGGAAACAATGTAGTCTACTTCAACTATTCTATACCGCAGATAGGTGCAGAAGGCACATATGATCGTGTAACCTTCAATTCCACTTATGGAATGCCGCCAGCATACAAAGCACCTTACTCCTACTTTAGGGTCAGCGGCACGCAGCTTACGCCTTTGGGATTACTATACGATGCTGAAATAATGATCGGCGGGCCTGGAGGTGGATCCACGACTACAATAATGGGCATAAACGGAACTATGTCCCTCAAATACATACCCGCTGGGCAAAGCCGAGTTACTCCTCCGCCTCCACCACCTCCGCCCAATGGACCTGCGTCACCGCAGATGGATTATGTTAATGTCCCATCAGCCTTCGATTTCGGTACTGACACCGGGGAAACTTCAATTGGGGTGGCAGTGGCCTGGAACAGCAACGACCAAGCTATATTGACTCCTGGCCCATCACTGTTATATGGAATGTGGAATGTATCCGCAACAACCGAGATGGAACAATTCCAGGGATCAGTTTCGCCGAGCAACGCATTCTTGTTTGTAAGCCCTGGAAATGTTATCAACTATAGCCAGAATGGATACGTTCCGCTCACCCAGTCCGGCACATACAACTTCTGGCTTCCTGAGGGGCAATATGCTGCGCTTGCCCTTCTGAGTGATCACTCACCTCAGGCACAGATACTCAACGGAATGAACAGCTTCGTTCTGCCGGTAGATATGTCCGCTGGGGTATATACGCCATTATTCGCAATGAACAATGCACAGCTGGCTAATATATCAATGTCCGGCGCTGGTACAGCAAAAGATCCATATGTACTTTACAACAATGAGTACGGCTACATAAGTCCACTCTTCGGCCAGATCAATGACTATTCGTTCCCGCAGTTTGCAGGTGTCATGCTTCTTGGCACTAGTAGCTATGTAGTTGGATCAGACATGCCTATGTTCCAGATCATATACCAGGGCTCTGATTTAGCTTACGCAGAGTTTGAAGGCATATTGCCGTACAATTATCTTGGTTACTGGATATACAATTCATCCCATGTCGTTGTAAGGCAAAGTGAAATTACAGGATGGTTCTTTACAGATGATTCAGGATTCCCGCTTGCAAACATAATACTCTGGAACACTTCAGATTCACTAATAGCATCAAACTACTTCCTTTCTATGGATTCCTCACTCTTGATATTTGGAGGTTCCAATAATACTGTCTGGGGCAACTATTTCTTCAACTCGCCGTTAATAGCTAATCCAAGCTTATACGCAGCATGGAACTTATGGGGAGAAGCGCTAGGTTTGGCTGTGTACTCATCCAATAACACCATATACAACAACTTCTTTGCAACGCAGCTTACTGCGATAAGCCCATCGACGAGTATATATACCGGCAATCCTGCTGTATACACAAACATTTGGAACATAAGCAAGGAACCGGTAAACTACGTGAGGATCGTAGACGGTTTCAAGTTGAGCGGTAGCATAATAGGCGGCAAGTATCAGGGCGGAAACTACTGGTACAACTTCAATGGGACTATACCTTACAACAACAACGGTATGATAGAGTACGGTGGTGATTACGAGCCATTGAACGTTCTCGACCTCGCTCCTCCAAAATCAGTTCTTTTAAACGGCAACACTCCGTACCTTATGACATCACCTTATTTCTCACCCTACTTACTTAACCTGGGGCCTGCGAACCAATCAACGGTGATAAACGTAACCCTTTACCTAAACTTCACTCACATACAGGCATTAGAACAATTTGTATCACAGGTCAATTCACCAAACAGCCCTGAGTTTAGGCATTACCTGTCACCATCACAATTTGAGTCGATGTATTACCCATCTTCAAGCGTGATAAACTCAATTGAGAATTATTACGAAAAACTTGGCTTCAAGGTATGGTCTTACTGGTATGCGCCATTAGTAATAGTCCTGCAGGGAAATGTTAGTATGTTCGAGCACGCCTTCGGTACGATGCTATTTGAGTACATGTTCACATACCCGGGCGGTGACGGTGCAGTATTCATGACGAACACGGCCAATCCATACATACCCATAGAATTTAAGGGTGTAATAATGCACGTATATGGCCTCAGTTATTCATCGGATGCTTTGCTATCAACCGTTAACAAGCACGAACTAAAGACTGAGGTATCCACAGTCAAGCTGAGTGGGCTTAACCTTAATGGATCGAAGGATCTCTTAACGCCTATAAACCTTGCCAACTTCTATGGTGTATCGGCACTTGAAGAATCAGGCCTAACAGGTGCCGGGATAAAGATAGGGATACTCGGCGTCGGAGAATCAGCTAACATATCAGCCATAGATAACTTCTGGAATCAGTACGGAATACACCATCCCACGGTTAAGTTTGTCAATCTTACTCCCAATGGCTTAAACCCATATCCTGAGGGTGTCGAAGCGGATTTAGACGTTGAGTGGTCTGGTGCAATGGCTCCAAACTCAACAATATACGATGTGATGCAGCCTTTCAACCTTACAGGGATAGGGGATAATGCAGTGAACATAGAGCTATACTATATGTTGAATGTAGTGCATCCGCAGGTAATATCCGGCAGCTGGGCTGAACTGCAGTTCCACCACGACAGTGGATTTGCAAAGATATACGATCTCATAGGGCTTCAAGCAGCCGCTGAGGGCACAACCATATTCCTAGGCTCTGCTGACAGCCACAGCATATTCTACTTGACTGTAATGGCCTCCCAATACATAGTGTCGGTGGGGGGAGTTTATCCCATACTCAACAGCAAAGGTGCTATAATAGGGCAGTATGGGTGGTACCAGCCAGAGTATTCATGGTATGGAGGGCCTGTAGGATCTGGAGGTGGCAATAGCTTCTTCTTTGCTAGGCCAGTCTATCAAAGCGCCGAAATGATAGTAGTGCCATCCACCTTTACGAACAGAGGACAACCTGACATAGCAATGCCCGCTGCAAAGATGGTTTTCGCATACAAGAACTTCTTTGGCGTTGCTGGCGGAACCAGTTTTGCAACACCAATATCGGCAGGCATATTTGCTGATATAGAGCAAGGATATATGAACAACTTTGGTACATTTGGATACCTCGGATGGGTACAGCCTGCCCTTTACGAGCTAGGATACAGCAATCTCTTTGGTGCACAAGCTTACTACCAGATAAACTACGTCCAGCCTTACCCAGGTATGGTAGGAAATGGCTATCTTGGTCAGGGCTGGAACGACTTTGTCGGAATCGGGTCAATCAATGCCTACAACCTATCGATTGACTTATCTAACTACTATTCGGCAACTTATCTGATAGGGCAGGGCCTATAA
- a CDS encoding nicotinate-nucleotide--dimethylbenzimidazole phosphoribosyltransferase: MVYVEDIIFGKRSNVFDVNPENTVFVLIAGTSEVSTVPGITSAGATPELTRLTPAIDSEIIGEGKCLSSKDPPMTPEGIPTPAIVTKAILSLTNIRYIIVNGGFYAKPKTPFIETGLKPSNNPAVKTAIEDLDAAIHAGEHIGRLLDGVFENIILAESVPGGTTTAYAVLKAIGINAKTSSSMKEDPFSIKEKIAEMSFRRKLEKSPLGAVKEYGDNMMAVSLGISSSVKRSKIIFGGGTQMATVMYLDRLINGMRDRYISTTGWVYYHRTELFSDLGLSDYLAVSAMDFSGMKHPGLRYYQYGHVREGTGMGAAFLLARLMNFEAEAIYKSVDDFYEQFI, encoded by the coding sequence GTGGTCTACGTGGAGGATATAATATTTGGGAAAAGATCGAACGTATTTGATGTTAATCCAGAAAATACTGTATTTGTGCTAATCGCTGGAACAAGCGAAGTTTCAACTGTCCCAGGGATAACATCTGCTGGGGCGACGCCAGAGCTGACAAGGCTGACGCCAGCAATAGACTCGGAGATAATAGGCGAAGGCAAATGCCTTAGCAGCAAAGACCCACCTATGACACCTGAGGGCATTCCTACTCCTGCAATAGTAACTAAAGCGATATTGTCGTTGACGAACATTCGCTATATCATTGTGAACGGCGGATTCTATGCCAAGCCTAAGACACCTTTCATAGAAACTGGATTGAAGCCATCAAACAACCCGGCTGTGAAGACAGCGATAGAGGATCTTGACGCTGCTATACATGCGGGCGAACATATAGGCAGGTTGCTGGATGGGGTCTTTGAGAACATCATTCTTGCTGAAAGCGTACCTGGCGGTACAACAACCGCATATGCTGTTCTAAAGGCGATAGGCATAAATGCCAAAACAAGTAGCTCCATGAAGGAAGATCCGTTTTCTATAAAAGAAAAGATAGCTGAAATGAGCTTTAGGAGAAAGCTAGAAAAATCGCCACTTGGTGCAGTTAAGGAGTACGGGGACAATATGATGGCAGTATCGCTAGGCATATCTTCCTCTGTTAAAAGATCAAAGATAATATTCGGTGGAGGAACGCAGATGGCCACAGTTATGTATCTGGATAGGCTCATCAATGGAATGAGAGACAGATATATCTCAACAACCGGCTGGGTGTACTATCACAGGACTGAATTATTCTCTGATCTCGGGTTGAGTGACTATTTAGCTGTCTCAGCCATGGACTTCTCTGGAATGAAACATCCTGGCCTTAGGTACTATCAGTATGGCCACGTCAGAGAAGGCACTGGAATGGGTGCCGCATTTCTCCTTGCAAGGTTAATGAACTTTGAAGCAGAGGCAATATATAAAAGCGTAGATGATTTCTACGAACAATTCATTTAA
- a CDS encoding APC family permease has product MGSRDLGVGSSIMQSIGGSGPMLNIVGVFAIIASFSSINLVYIVIGAFIISLVNIYMPYRASKIIRSNGGYYTLNGIFMGKRTGLFVSILYLIYGFAAFPSITIFTVSILYYLSGSLTMSVVAADAIAASIAFVTMGGTYVSAKVLKILGALEIMFIVLLDVSMISHGSGVISPYALSSATTPNFWYGIMFGLLMFSGLGSSLFISENTKNSKVSVSRGIAIAYAVSGSLMVVTALAIERFLGNNISYYSSNPFYIIGSVKSVLGSYFYIFFLFFSVSSAFNLAVAYLNAFSNSAVKMGEDGIIAPLSRRKVLAISLALDIVASSVFPILFGPFVAFVTITGLVSASYLTVHLISNVSLYKHISASREVIGKIMLIASSFTVLVTLAYSILADIYTSMLVDIFFAIALLVAIYSVFYILRSSRYTSIIFHYE; this is encoded by the coding sequence ATGGGGAGCCGGGATCTTGGTGTAGGATCCAGTATAATGCAGTCAATAGGCGGATCCGGTCCTATGCTTAATATCGTAGGCGTATTTGCCATAATTGCAAGTTTTTCTTCAATTAACCTCGTCTACATTGTAATTGGTGCGTTCATCATATCGTTAGTAAACATATATATGCCATACAGAGCATCAAAGATCATAAGGTCAAATGGCGGCTATTACACTTTAAATGGCATCTTTATGGGCAAAAGGACTGGCCTTTTTGTATCTATACTCTACTTAATATACGGCTTCGCTGCTTTTCCATCAATTACCATTTTTACGGTATCGATACTTTACTACCTCTCGGGAAGCTTAACCATGTCGGTAGTAGCAGCAGACGCAATTGCAGCATCAATAGCATTTGTTACAATGGGCGGAACATATGTTTCCGCTAAAGTCCTTAAGATCCTTGGCGCACTGGAAATAATGTTTATTGTTTTGTTAGATGTAAGCATGATATCCCATGGATCCGGAGTAATATCTCCATATGCCCTATCTTCGGCAACTACGCCTAATTTTTGGTATGGGATTATGTTCGGGCTTCTTATGTTTTCTGGACTTGGATCTTCACTCTTCATATCAGAAAATACAAAAAACAGCAAAGTTTCTGTGTCAAGGGGAATAGCAATAGCGTATGCAGTATCTGGATCTTTGATGGTAGTTACTGCATTAGCAATAGAGAGATTCCTTGGCAACAATATATCTTATTACTCATCGAATCCGTTCTACATTATTGGAAGCGTTAAAAGCGTGCTTGGTTCGTATTTCTATATATTTTTCCTATTCTTCTCAGTTTCCAGTGCCTTCAACCTTGCGGTCGCCTACTTAAATGCATTCAGCAACTCTGCTGTAAAGATGGGAGAAGATGGTATTATAGCGCCCCTTTCTAGGAGGAAGGTATTAGCCATATCGCTTGCATTGGATATAGTCGCATCGAGCGTATTCCCAATACTATTTGGTCCATTTGTGGCCTTCGTAACAATTACGGGCCTCGTTTCAGCTTCGTACCTCACAGTTCACCTTATATCTAATGTATCACTTTATAAACATATATCAGCTTCAAGAGAGGTGATCGGAAAGATAATGCTCATTGCTTCATCCTTTACTGTTCTCGTTACATTAGCATATTCTATCTTAGCTGATATCTACACGTCTATGCTTGTCGATATATTCTTTGCCATTGCCCTTCTGGTAGCAATTTATTCCGTTTTTTATATTCTACGTTCAAGCAGATATACATCTATCATATTCCATTATGAGTAG
- a CDS encoding ABC transporter ATP-binding protein — protein sequence MECIHFEQVSKYYGKKRAIDGLTFRLDCGESMALIGPNGAGKSTTLKILAGILKPDSGSVSISGYDPSTNDARKIVGYLPEDAAPYFTLSVRENLEYIGALRGVQNLNSRMDFLMELLGLGNYRNVKVSALSRGNRQKLAIALVLIHDPKVLLLDEPLNYLDIPSQEAITKYFHSLKATFLVSTHIMSIAERFTSRILIINNGRKVWEGDIQQIKDQSNRSNVSVEDLITRIMGGQLEL from the coding sequence ATGGAGTGCATTCATTTCGAACAAGTTAGCAAATACTATGGGAAAAAGAGAGCCATTGACGGCCTTACATTCAGATTGGATTGTGGTGAGAGTATGGCCCTAATCGGCCCTAACGGTGCTGGAAAGAGCACAACTCTTAAGATCCTTGCCGGTATATTAAAGCCGGATTCAGGCAGCGTTTCGATATCTGGCTACGATCCATCTACTAATGATGCTAGGAAAATAGTGGGCTATCTGCCAGAGGACGCTGCTCCCTACTTTACTCTTTCCGTAAGGGAGAATCTGGAATATATAGGTGCATTGAGAGGAGTTCAGAATCTGAATTCTCGGATGGATTTCCTCATGGAATTGCTTGGACTAGGTAACTATAGGAATGTAAAGGTTTCAGCGCTGTCTAGGGGTAACAGGCAGAAGTTAGCTATTGCTCTTGTGTTGATACACGATCCAAAGGTTCTCTTGCTTGACGAACCGCTCAATTACCTTGATATACCATCGCAGGAGGCTATAACCAAATACTTCCACAGCCTCAAGGCTACATTCCTCGTTTCAACGCACATCATGTCCATAGCCGAGCGTTTCACATCCAGAATCCTCATAATAAATAACGGGCGGAAGGTGTGGGAGGGCGATATTCAGCAGATAAAGGACCAGAGCAACAGGAGCAATGTTTCAGTTGAGGATCTTATAACCAGGATTATGGGTGGGCAACTTGAACTTTAG
- a CDS encoding Lon protease family protein, with amino-acid sequence MGSVYVNFFEEYPDTSYIKIPNNPLDRVIGQDEAVRIASVAARQRRHLLLVGPPGVGKSMIAQALSFYIGRPNEEIRVVHNPQYPERPFVEIKTREEVMLEREEESSTSGTLIDPKDAPTSVAERLGYRCSKCGFYSSPTEMVCPNCNSPKAQIGTQGPFGDVFNVIGAAFGVQNNVDKVTLTRRNGDHDEIVVYERYNDKIRVLDEKTLERRRRLEKKSPSKTIVPIDRNPFVLATGASETELLGDVRHDPYGGHPQLGTLPYERVIAGAVHEAHEGVLFIDEITHLGNLQRYILTAMQEKVFPITGRNPQSAGASVRVDKVPADFILVAACNINDLPYILSPLRSRIVGNGYEILMKTTMKDTEENRMKYLQFIAQEINMDGKIPHMTMDAAQLIIEEGRKRAKLIDRKNNELTLRLRELGGLIRAAGDIAVFKGNKLIDKEDVEEAIKLYVPVEEKIMKEYGSMAAAYSSETTGSQRDSTYNYANMDDRSYE; translated from the coding sequence ATGGGATCGGTCTACGTGAATTTTTTTGAAGAATATCCGGATACATCGTATATAAAGATCCCGAATAACCCACTTGATAGGGTTATCGGTCAGGATGAAGCTGTAAGAATAGCAAGTGTAGCGGCAAGGCAGAGAAGGCATCTGCTTCTTGTTGGTCCGCCAGGTGTTGGAAAATCCATGATCGCTCAGGCCCTTTCATTTTACATAGGCAGGCCAAATGAAGAGATTAGAGTTGTACATAACCCACAGTATCCTGAGAGGCCTTTCGTCGAAATAAAAACAAGAGAAGAGGTCATGCTGGAAAGGGAGGAAGAAAGCTCTACGTCTGGCACATTGATAGATCCTAAAGATGCGCCTACAAGCGTAGCTGAAAGGCTTGGATACAGATGCAGCAAATGCGGGTTCTACTCTTCGCCTACAGAAATGGTTTGTCCAAACTGTAATTCTCCAAAAGCCCAAATAGGAACCCAGGGCCCATTCGGAGATGTATTTAACGTTATAGGGGCCGCTTTTGGCGTACAAAACAATGTTGACAAGGTCACCTTGACGAGAAGAAATGGGGACCACGACGAGATAGTGGTATACGAAAGGTACAACGACAAGATAAGAGTTTTAGACGAAAAAACTTTGGAGAGAAGAAGGCGTTTAGAGAAGAAGAGCCCAAGCAAAACAATAGTTCCAATAGACAGAAATCCTTTTGTTCTTGCTACAGGAGCAAGCGAAACGGAGCTGCTTGGCGATGTGCGACATGATCCATATGGCGGCCATCCGCAGCTTGGCACCCTTCCCTATGAAAGAGTAATTGCTGGTGCTGTTCATGAAGCGCATGAAGGTGTCCTATTTATTGATGAGATAACTCACCTAGGCAACCTTCAGAGATACATACTCACTGCTATGCAGGAGAAGGTCTTTCCGATCACAGGCAGAAACCCACAGAGTGCAGGGGCCAGCGTAAGGGTTGATAAAGTACCAGCCGACTTTATTCTTGTTGCAGCCTGCAACATTAACGATCTGCCTTACATACTCAGTCCACTAAGGTCGAGGATAGTTGGGAACGGTTACGAAATACTGATGAAAACAACGATGAAGGATACTGAAGAGAATAGGATGAAGTATCTCCAGTTTATTGCCCAGGAAATAAACATGGACGGGAAGATACCGCACATGACAATGGATGCAGCGCAGTTGATAATAGAGGAAGGCAGAAAGAGGGCAAAGCTTATAGACAGAAAAAACAATGAACTAACACTCCGCCTGCGTGAACTTGGTGGGCTAATAAGGGCTGCCGGAGACATTGCCGTATTCAAGGGAAACAAGCTCATAGATAAGGAAGATGTGGAAGAAGCAATAAAACTATACGTACCTGTTGAGGAGAAGATTATGAAAGAGTACGGAAGCATGGCCGCAGCTTACTCTTCGGAAACAACTGGTTCACAGAGAGATTCCACGTATAACTATGCCAATATGGACGACAGATCCTACGAATAA
- the hisS gene encoding histidine--tRNA ligase translates to MQIERIKGFRDFYPEDMEIEKFIFETASSVAESYGFKRIDFPSLEYIDLYRIKSGEELLNQTYSFTDRGGREVTLIPEATPSTVRMLTSRKDIAKPVRWYSFPKVWRYEEPQAGRFREHYQFNADIFGPSNEEADAEIISLASGILDGLGLSGAYEIRVNSRIMMEDILNGMGIADPYTVFSIVDRFHKVSKETFVDDLMSVGLSEENSNTIYRMCSEASEPGGISGLFGSGKVSKAAERLIRTIDILKEYGVKSVKYDFSIVRGLSYYTGLVFEAYDKSGQFRAILGGGRYDNLAKLFSEQDIPAVGFGMGDAVISLLLKSKGVKAPHAKKSVYVCRVGTVKAERIASISKMLRSSGFIVSAEIMDRSLSSQLKYASYEGCEYAVIAGERDLENNSVTVRDLSTGEQEIVTLGDLVPFLEKSTSY, encoded by the coding sequence GTGCAGATAGAAAGGATAAAGGGGTTTAGGGACTTTTACCCTGAAGATATGGAGATTGAAAAATTCATATTCGAAACAGCATCCTCAGTAGCCGAATCGTATGGATTTAAAAGGATCGATTTTCCAAGCCTTGAATACATCGATCTTTATAGGATAAAGTCAGGAGAAGAATTATTGAATCAGACTTATTCGTTTACAGATAGAGGTGGAAGAGAGGTAACTCTTATACCAGAAGCCACCCCATCTACGGTAAGGATGCTTACCTCCAGAAAGGATATAGCAAAGCCAGTAAGATGGTATAGCTTTCCAAAAGTATGGAGGTACGAAGAGCCTCAAGCAGGGAGATTCAGGGAGCACTATCAGTTCAACGCAGATATTTTCGGCCCAAGCAATGAGGAAGCTGACGCTGAGATAATCTCCCTTGCATCTGGCATACTGGACGGGCTCGGTCTGTCCGGAGCGTACGAAATAAGAGTTAACAGCAGGATTATGATGGAAGACATATTGAACGGCATGGGAATTGCCGATCCATATACGGTTTTCTCTATTGTAGATAGGTTTCACAAGGTAAGCAAGGAAACTTTCGTAGATGATCTTATGTCGGTCGGTCTCTCCGAGGAAAATTCAAACACAATATATAGGATGTGCTCAGAAGCATCTGAACCAGGGGGCATATCTGGCCTATTTGGCAGCGGGAAGGTTTCTAAGGCGGCTGAGAGGCTCATCCGCACAATAGATATTCTAAAAGAATACGGAGTGAAATCTGTAAAGTATGACTTTTCTATCGTGAGGGGCTTATCGTACTATACCGGCCTGGTATTTGAAGCCTATGATAAAAGCGGACAATTTAGAGCCATTCTAGGGGGTGGAAGATATGACAATCTTGCAAAGCTATTTTCAGAACAAGACATACCTGCAGTTGGATTTGGGATGGGCGATGCCGTTATATCGCTGCTCCTTAAGAGCAAGGGTGTGAAGGCACCACATGCCAAGAAAAGTGTATATGTATGCAGGGTTGGAACAGTGAAAGCGGAGAGGATTGCTTCAATTTCAAAGATGTTAAGATCGTCAGGGTTCATTGTATCTGCAGAGATAATGGATAGGTCGCTTTCATCCCAGCTGAAATACGCTTCTTATGAAGGATGTGAATACGCTGTGATAGCTGGAGAGAGGGACCTTGAAAACAACAGCGTGACAGTAAGAGATCTCTCGACTGGAGAACAGGAAATTGTAACACTAGGCGATTTAGTTCCATTCCTTGAAAAGAGCACAAGCTATTGA